A genome region from Arthrobacter agilis includes the following:
- a CDS encoding TetR/AcrR family transcriptional regulator: MLETTENAEPVGRREQNKIDTRRAIADAAFELALSVGPGSFTVDQIAVQAGVSRRTFFNYFHSAEDALTVRTDGFLELALEVFGRMPQDEPLFDSIVRAFTETTRMEGLSQHGALFRMASANPDLLRAQLHSWERAEVRIVGGLRSRLGAEASDLYLTALVGSVLSCTKAAMRNWAANTPESAPDSGRQLEERILSALTMLRDGFSDPAAGPDGVPPSGA; the protein is encoded by the coding sequence GTGCTTGAGACGACCGAGAATGCGGAGCCCGTGGGCCGCCGCGAGCAGAACAAGATCGACACGCGACGTGCCATCGCGGACGCCGCCTTCGAACTCGCCCTGTCCGTGGGACCCGGGTCGTTCACCGTGGACCAGATCGCGGTGCAGGCCGGTGTCTCACGCCGCACGTTCTTCAACTACTTCCACAGCGCCGAGGACGCCCTGACGGTCCGCACCGACGGGTTCCTCGAACTGGCCCTCGAGGTCTTCGGCCGGATGCCCCAGGACGAACCGCTGTTCGATTCCATCGTCCGGGCGTTCACCGAGACCACACGGATGGAGGGCCTGTCCCAGCACGGCGCACTGTTCCGCATGGCGAGCGCCAACCCCGATCTCCTGCGGGCGCAGCTGCACTCCTGGGAGCGGGCGGAGGTCCGGATCGTCGGGGGACTGCGCAGCCGCCTGGGTGCCGAGGCATCCGATCTCTATCTCACCGCCCTCGTCGGCAGCGTGCTCTCCTGCACCAAGGCGGCGATGCGGAACTGGGCGGCGAACACCCCCGAATCCGCTCCCGACTCCGGGCGGCAGCTCGAAGAGCGCATCCTCTCGGCACTGACCATGCTGCGTGACGGTTTCTCCGATCCCGCGGCCGGACCCGACGGCGTCCCGCCCTCGGGCGCCTGA
- a CDS encoding aldo/keto reductase, giving the protein MKTISLGSGLEVSRLGLGCMGMSAFYTGSGQDDAGSIATLHRALDLGVTFFDTAEMYGPYTNEELLGRAFRGRRDDVVLATKFGTIRHTAGDAGGLDGSPENVRLSVEGSLRRLGTDHIDLYYQHRMDPSVPVEDTMGALAQLVQEGKIRHIGLSEAAPGTIRRAHAVHPVTALQTEYSLWSRDPEQEILPLVRELGIGFVPYSPLGRGFLTGTIRSVDQLDETDFRRNNPRFAGDNLQANIRIVEQVDDVARQLDATPGQVALAWLLAQGDDIAPIPGTKQVRYLEENVAADALVLTEEHLARLDAVAAPAGDRYADMSGVDR; this is encoded by the coding sequence ATGAAGACCATCTCCCTCGGTTCCGGTCTCGAGGTGTCCCGGCTCGGCCTCGGCTGCATGGGCATGTCGGCGTTCTACACCGGCAGCGGACAGGACGACGCCGGGTCGATCGCCACCCTCCACCGCGCACTCGACCTCGGGGTCACCTTCTTCGACACCGCGGAGATGTACGGGCCGTACACCAACGAGGAACTGCTTGGCCGGGCCTTCCGGGGCAGGCGCGACGACGTCGTGCTGGCCACGAAGTTCGGCACCATCCGCCACACGGCGGGCGACGCCGGAGGGCTCGACGGGAGCCCCGAGAATGTGCGCCTCTCCGTCGAGGGATCGCTGAGGCGGTTGGGAACCGATCACATCGACCTCTACTACCAGCACCGCATGGACCCGTCGGTGCCCGTCGAGGACACCATGGGCGCCCTGGCGCAGCTCGTGCAGGAGGGCAAGATCCGCCATATCGGCCTGTCCGAGGCGGCACCCGGGACGATCCGCAGGGCACACGCCGTCCACCCCGTGACGGCGCTGCAGACCGAGTACTCGCTGTGGAGCAGGGACCCGGAGCAGGAGATCCTGCCGCTCGTGCGTGAACTCGGCATCGGTTTCGTCCCCTACTCCCCCCTCGGGCGGGGTTTCCTGACGGGCACCATCCGCTCGGTCGACCAGCTCGACGAGACCGACTTCCGCCGCAACAATCCGCGCTTCGCGGGGGACAACCTGCAGGCCAACATCCGGATCGTGGAACAGGTGGACGACGTCGCGCGGCAGCTCGATGCCACGCCGGGCCAGGTCGCGCTCGCGTGGCTGCTCGCGCAGGGCGACGACATAGCCCCGATCCCCGGGACGAAGCAGGTCCGGTACCTCGAGGAGAACGTCGCTGCGGACGCCCTCGTGCTCACCGAGGAGCACCTCGCCCGGCTCGACGCCGTCGCCGCTCCGGCGGGCGACCGCTACGCGGACATGTCGGGCGTCGACCGCTAG
- a CDS encoding N-acetylglutaminylglutamine amidotransferase encodes MCGIAGEIAFRGTRAEQEPVARMTASMEARGPDGHGSWTNGWVALGHRRLTVIDLSDAGAQPMHDPASGLTIVFNGCIYNYPELRAELGGDAVFSSTSDTEVILRAYGRWGEDFVDHLVGMFAVAIVDEPRQRVVLARDRLGIKPLYVADLPGRVRFASTLPALVAGGGIDTSIDDVSLHHYLSWHSIVPAPRTILRGVRKLPPATVRVIDADGGQRDRVYWKPDYVRDPDRSDWTAGDWQEALHDALTTAVRRRLVSDVPVGVLLSGGVDSSLIVALLAELGQEGLSTFSIGFDGAGGEEGDEFRYSDLIAEKYGTRHHRIHIAGSELVPAIEDTIGAMTEPMGTQDVTGFYLLSKTVSEHIKVVQSGQGADEVFAGYAYHQPAGTVPRDAALDAFTGAFVDRSHEDIAEVVEPEWLVPTDVSRALLAAHLGAPGAQTALDAVLRLDTHMLLVDDPVKRVDSMTMAWGLEARVPFLDQDLVRLAAQCPPELKATQGGKGILKDIARKIIPAEVIDRPKGYFPVPPVKYLAEPLLTTVRDALRAPEAKDRGLFRAEYVDRLLDDPNVHYSPGGNNMLWQLGVLELWLQQHGITG; translated from the coding sequence ATGTGCGGAATCGCCGGGGAGATCGCCTTCAGGGGCACCCGAGCCGAGCAGGAACCGGTGGCGCGGATGACCGCGTCCATGGAGGCGCGGGGGCCCGACGGGCACGGGAGCTGGACCAACGGGTGGGTGGCCCTCGGCCACCGGCGGCTGACCGTCATCGACCTCAGCGACGCCGGCGCCCAGCCGATGCACGACCCCGCCTCCGGGCTGACCATCGTGTTCAACGGCTGCATCTACAACTACCCCGAGCTCAGGGCCGAACTGGGCGGTGACGCCGTGTTCTCCTCCACGAGCGACACGGAGGTCATCCTGCGCGCCTACGGCCGCTGGGGCGAGGACTTCGTGGACCACCTCGTCGGCATGTTCGCCGTCGCGATCGTGGACGAACCCCGGCAGCGCGTCGTCCTGGCCCGTGACCGGCTCGGCATCAAGCCCCTCTACGTCGCGGACCTTCCCGGCCGGGTCCGCTTCGCCTCCACGCTCCCCGCCCTGGTGGCCGGCGGCGGTATCGACACCTCGATCGACGACGTGAGCCTCCACCACTACCTCAGCTGGCACTCGATCGTCCCCGCGCCCCGGACCATCCTGCGGGGCGTGCGGAAGCTGCCGCCCGCTACCGTGCGGGTCATCGATGCCGACGGCGGGCAGCGGGACCGCGTGTACTGGAAGCCCGACTACGTCCGCGACCCGGACAGGTCCGACTGGACCGCCGGCGACTGGCAGGAAGCCCTCCACGACGCGCTGACCACCGCCGTCCGCAGGCGCCTCGTCTCGGACGTCCCGGTCGGCGTGCTGCTCTCGGGCGGCGTCGACTCGAGCCTGATCGTCGCGCTGCTCGCCGAGCTCGGGCAGGAAGGGCTCAGTACCTTCAGCATCGGGTTCGACGGCGCGGGCGGCGAGGAGGGTGACGAGTTCCGGTACTCGGACCTCATCGCCGAGAAGTACGGCACCCGGCATCACCGGATCCACATCGCCGGCAGCGAACTGGTGCCCGCCATCGAGGACACCATCGGCGCGATGACCGAACCCATGGGTACGCAGGACGTCACCGGGTTCTACCTGCTGTCCAAGACCGTCTCCGAACACATCAAGGTGGTGCAGTCCGGCCAGGGCGCCGACGAGGTGTTCGCGGGGTACGCCTACCATCAGCCCGCCGGGACCGTTCCGCGCGACGCGGCCCTGGACGCCTTCACGGGGGCGTTCGTGGACCGGAGCCACGAGGACATCGCCGAGGTCGTCGAACCCGAGTGGCTGGTGCCCACGGACGTGAGCCGGGCTCTGCTGGCGGCCCATCTGGGGGCCCCGGGTGCCCAGACGGCGCTCGACGCGGTCCTGCGCCTCGACACGCACATGCTGCTGGTGGACGACCCGGTGAAGCGCGTGGACAGCATGACCATGGCGTGGGGCCTGGAAGCCCGCGTCCCCTTCCTCGACCAGGACCTCGTCCGCCTGGCGGCACAGTGCCCGCCCGAGTTGAAGGCGACGCAGGGCGGCAAGGGCATCCTGAAGGACATCGCACGGAAGATCATCCCGGCCGAGGTGATCGACCGGCCCAAGGGCTACTTCCCGGTCCCGCCGGTCAAGTACCTCGCCGAACCGCTGCTCACGACGGTGCGCGACGCCCTCCGGGCCCCGGAGGCGAAGGATCGCGGGCTGTTCCGTGCGGAGTACGTGGACCGGCTGCTCGACGACCCGAACGTCCACTACAGTCCCGGCGGCAACAACATGCTGTGGCAGCTCGGCGTGCTGGAACTCTGGCTGCAGCAGCACGGCATCACAGGGTGA
- a CDS encoding GAF and ANTAR domain-containing protein, with product MAMKDRRDLDDDNWVAPRDDIALRLSDLARSLQRENSEDAVLEQLVRAAVTLVPGADEASITLVTGRHRVQSRAPSGNLVRTLDELQERTREGPCMSAVYEEQTVTVPDLRTEQRWPRFSAKATEAGAGSMLCFQLFVEGDNLGAMNLVGRSAHAFTEESDYVGSLVASHAAVAFADAQKLHQFKDAIATRDLIGQAKGILMERYGMTAGQAFIMLVQVSTTSNVKLLTVAEELATTGSLPVRNRGRT from the coding sequence ATGGCCATGAAGGACAGGCGCGACCTGGACGACGACAACTGGGTCGCCCCACGGGACGATATCGCCCTCAGGCTGAGCGACCTGGCGCGGTCCCTCCAGCGTGAGAACTCCGAGGACGCAGTCCTCGAACAGCTGGTCCGGGCTGCTGTCACTCTGGTGCCGGGCGCCGACGAGGCCTCGATCACCCTGGTCACCGGACGCCACCGGGTGCAGTCCCGGGCTCCGTCCGGGAACCTCGTCCGTACCCTCGACGAACTCCAGGAACGCACGAGGGAAGGGCCGTGCATGAGCGCGGTCTACGAGGAGCAGACCGTGACCGTGCCGGACCTGCGGACCGAGCAACGCTGGCCGAGGTTCTCCGCGAAAGCGACGGAAGCCGGCGCCGGCAGCATGCTCTGCTTCCAGCTGTTCGTCGAGGGGGACAACCTGGGGGCGATGAACCTCGTGGGGCGCTCGGCCCACGCCTTCACGGAGGAGTCCGACTACGTCGGTTCGCTGGTCGCGTCCCACGCCGCCGTCGCCTTCGCCGACGCACAGAAGCTCCATCAGTTCAAGGACGCCATCGCCACCCGGGACCTGATCGGCCAGGCCAAGGGCATCCTCATGGAGAGGTACGGCATGACGGCCGGCCAGGCGTTCATCATGCTGGTCCAGGTGTCCACGACCTCGAACGTGAAGCTCCTGACGGTCGCCGAGGAACTGGCCACCACGGGCAGCCTCCCGGTGCGGAACCGCGGGCGGACCTGA
- a CDS encoding cation diffusion facilitator family transporter yields the protein MGSHHHAPASAAGRGPLTGALAITLAVFVLQIIGALWTGSLALLFDSVHVLTDATGLAMALGAATLSVRPATPRRSWGFRRAEVIAALLQAAFLLAVGAYVLIEGVRRLISPEDVAAPEMIVFGAIGLAGNLAALALLSRHRSATFNLRAAFLEVLNDALGSVAVIVAAVVITLTGWMRADAVVALFIGALIIPRTLKLLRETIDVLLESTPAGIDLEEVRTHIARLPQVRDVHDLHITQIATGLPVLTAHIVVDDGCYRDGSAHAVLDQLQECVAEHFAVSIDHCTFQIEPLGHVPHETELSH from the coding sequence ATGGGTTCCCATCACCACGCACCAGCGAGCGCGGCCGGACGCGGTCCGCTGACCGGCGCCCTCGCCATCACGCTCGCCGTCTTCGTGCTCCAGATCATCGGTGCACTGTGGACGGGCAGCCTCGCCCTGCTCTTCGACTCCGTGCACGTCCTGACCGACGCCACGGGCCTGGCCATGGCGCTCGGTGCGGCGACCCTCTCGGTCCGGCCCGCCACCCCGCGCCGCTCCTGGGGGTTCCGGCGGGCGGAGGTGATCGCCGCCCTGCTGCAGGCGGCCTTCCTGCTGGCCGTCGGAGCGTATGTGCTCATCGAGGGCGTGAGGCGCCTGATCAGCCCGGAGGACGTCGCCGCTCCCGAGATGATCGTCTTCGGGGCGATCGGCCTCGCCGGCAACCTCGCCGCCCTCGCCCTCCTCTCCCGGCACCGCTCCGCGACCTTCAATCTGAGGGCCGCCTTCCTGGAGGTGCTCAACGACGCACTGGGTTCCGTCGCGGTGATCGTCGCCGCCGTCGTCATCACGCTGACGGGCTGGATGCGGGCCGACGCCGTCGTGGCCCTGTTCATCGGCGCCCTGATCATCCCGCGGACCCTCAAGCTGCTGCGGGAGACCATCGACGTGCTGCTCGAGTCCACCCCCGCCGGCATCGACCTCGAGGAGGTGCGGACCCACATCGCACGGCTCCCGCAGGTGCGGGATGTGCACGACCTCCACATCACGCAGATCGCCACGGGACTGCCGGTGCTCACAGCGCATATCGTCGTCGACGACGGCTGCTACCGCGACGGGTCCGCCCACGCCGTCCTCGACCAGCTCCAGGAATGCGTGGCCGAGCACTTCGCCGTCAGCATCGACCACTGCACATTCCAGATCGAACCCCTGGGCCACGTCCCCCACGAGACGGAGCTGAGCCACTGA
- a CDS encoding ArsR/SmtB family transcription factor encodes MQTLTSTSVLQRVGTALSDPTRVRILVALRDAPAYPSDLAGLLGVSRQSLSNHLSCLRGCGLVVSVPEGRRSRYELVDPKLGHALTDLLGIVLAVDPGHPVHTGPPDPAGNSIVGQS; translated from the coding sequence CTGCAGACCCTGACGTCGACGTCCGTGCTGCAGCGCGTGGGTACCGCGCTGTCCGACCCGACGCGCGTGCGCATCCTGGTGGCGCTGCGGGATGCGCCCGCATACCCCAGCGATCTGGCCGGGCTGCTCGGCGTGAGCCGGCAGAGCCTGTCCAACCACCTCTCCTGCCTGCGTGGCTGCGGCCTCGTGGTGTCGGTGCCCGAGGGCCGGCGCTCCCGCTACGAGCTCGTGGACCCGAAGCTCGGCCATGCACTGACCGATCTCCTCGGTATCGTCCTCGCGGTCGATCCCGGGCACCCTGTGCACACCGGGCCGCCCGATCCGGCCGGGAACAGCATCGTCGGGCAGTCATGA
- a CDS encoding DUF779 domain-containing protein produces the protein MTVEASVTIPGETFSRVALTDSAVELLDKLWLIHGPLMFHQSGGCCDGSSPMCYPAGEFITAEADVLLGVLDISPGAAGRTGAVTPGEAADEPRLIDFWMSREQFEYWRHTHLTVDVVPGRGSGFSVEAPEGKRFLIRSRLMG, from the coding sequence ATGACCGTCGAAGCCTCGGTGACCATCCCGGGGGAGACCTTCTCCCGGGTGGCGCTCACCGACAGCGCCGTCGAACTGCTGGACAAGCTGTGGCTGATCCACGGGCCGCTGATGTTCCACCAGTCCGGAGGGTGCTGTGACGGCTCGTCGCCCATGTGCTACCCGGCGGGCGAGTTCATCACCGCCGAGGCGGACGTGCTGCTCGGTGTCCTCGACATCTCGCCCGGTGCGGCAGGACGCACAGGTGCGGTCACGCCCGGTGAGGCGGCCGACGAACCGCGGCTCATCGACTTCTGGATGTCGCGGGAGCAGTTCGAGTACTGGCGCCACACGCACCTGACCGTCGACGTGGTGCCAGGACGGGGGAGTGGCTTCTCAGTGGAGGCTCCGGAGGGGAAGAGGTTCCTCATCCGCTCCCGCCTCATGGGCTAG
- the exaC gene encoding acetaldehyde dehydrogenase ExaC yields MTVYAQPGQDGSKVSFKPRYENWIGGEWAPPIKGQYFENISPVTGKPFCEVARGTAEDIELALDAAHKAAPAWGKTSAAERAMVLNRIADRMEENLEMLAVAETWDNGKPVRETLAADLPLAVDHFRYFASAIRAQEGHLSQLDEDMTAYHYHEPLGVVGQIIPWNFPILMATWKLAPAIAAGNAVVLKPAEQTPSSILVLMELISDILPAGVVNVVNGFGVEAGKPLASSKRIRKIAFTGETTTGRLISQYASQNLIPVTLELGGKSPNIFFSDVAESNDSYYDKALEGFALFALNQGEVCTCPSRALVQGSIYDSFMADAIARVDKMVQGNPLDTDTQVGAQASNDQLEKILSYMDIGRQEGAKVLIGGERNLLDGDLAEGYYVKPTVFEGTNNMRVFQEEIFGPVVSVTRFNDYAEALEIANDTLYGLGAGVWSRNGNIAYRAGRDIQAGRVWVNNYHAYPAGAAFGGYKSSGIGRENHAMMLDHYQQTKNLLVSYSESKLGFF; encoded by the coding sequence ATGACTGTTTATGCCCAGCCTGGCCAGGACGGATCGAAGGTCAGTTTCAAGCCGAGGTATGAGAACTGGATCGGCGGCGAGTGGGCTCCACCCATCAAGGGCCAGTACTTCGAGAACATCTCCCCGGTGACGGGCAAGCCCTTCTGCGAGGTGGCCCGCGGCACTGCCGAAGACATCGAGCTGGCGCTCGACGCGGCCCACAAGGCTGCACCCGCCTGGGGCAAGACCTCCGCAGCGGAGCGGGCCATGGTCCTCAACCGGATCGCCGACCGCATGGAGGAGAACCTCGAGATGCTCGCGGTCGCCGAGACCTGGGACAACGGGAAGCCCGTGCGGGAGACGCTCGCTGCGGACCTGCCCCTCGCGGTCGACCATTTCCGGTACTTCGCCAGCGCCATCCGGGCCCAGGAGGGCCACCTGTCCCAGCTCGACGAGGACATGACGGCCTACCATTACCACGAGCCGCTCGGCGTCGTCGGGCAGATCATCCCGTGGAACTTCCCCATCCTCATGGCCACGTGGAAGCTCGCGCCCGCCATCGCCGCAGGCAACGCCGTCGTGCTGAAGCCCGCCGAGCAGACGCCGTCGTCCATCCTCGTGCTCATGGAACTGATCAGCGACATCCTTCCCGCGGGCGTCGTGAACGTCGTGAACGGCTTCGGGGTGGAGGCGGGCAAGCCGCTGGCCTCCAGCAAGCGCATCCGGAAGATCGCGTTCACCGGTGAGACGACCACGGGCCGCCTGATCAGCCAGTACGCGAGCCAGAACCTGATCCCGGTCACGCTCGAGCTCGGCGGCAAGAGCCCGAACATCTTCTTCTCCGACGTCGCCGAGAGCAACGACTCGTACTACGACAAGGCCCTCGAGGGCTTCGCGCTGTTCGCGCTGAACCAGGGCGAGGTCTGCACGTGCCCATCGCGCGCTCTCGTGCAGGGCTCCATCTACGACTCGTTCATGGCGGACGCGATCGCCCGCGTGGACAAGATGGTGCAGGGCAACCCGCTGGACACGGACACGCAGGTCGGCGCCCAGGCCTCCAACGACCAGCTCGAGAAGATCCTCTCCTACATGGACATCGGCCGCCAGGAGGGTGCGAAGGTCCTCATCGGCGGCGAGCGCAACCTCCTCGACGGCGATCTCGCCGAGGGCTACTACGTGAAGCCCACCGTGTTCGAGGGCACCAACAACATGCGGGTCTTCCAGGAGGAGATCTTCGGTCCGGTCGTGTCGGTCACCCGGTTCAACGACTACGCCGAGGCCCTCGAGATCGCCAACGACACCCTCTACGGTCTCGGTGCCGGCGTCTGGTCGCGGAACGGGAACATCGCCTACCGCGCCGGGCGGGACATCCAGGCGGGACGGGTGTGGGTGAACAACTACCACGCCTACCCCGCGGGAGCCGCGTTCGGAGGATACAAGTCCTCGGGCATCGGCCGCGAGAACCACGCGATGATGCTCGATCACTACCAGCAGACCAAGAACCTGCTGGTCAGCTACTCGGAATCCAAGCTCGGATTCTTCTAG
- a CDS encoding peptidoglycan DD-metalloendopeptidase family protein has translation MTQAAQHPGTARVRTRSARTARTKMNASLAMVVCFVGFQGVVPQSWDAAAASSPQGVAGSGQATADGIRPTGVVGSSLLLPLGESDALDPLDPRTPSTGAAAKKAGSAAVSPAVSATGVSARPPAGGLFAPLEGLTPSSPFGSRTSPITGESGEFHTGQDYSAPCGTPVYAADAGTVRAVGWHPWGGGNRVEVDHGNGLITSYNHLRGISVRAGDTVKGGDALAEVGTTGASTGCHLHFETILNGEHVNPLRWRFVASQHTARKGELQDFSPGGDGAADIPVWAQSSTRSDQPGPVAEALPVTSGVAGSAGAASTQDRAEPTAPAGTRPGRGDAAPVPSTPGKTDAKTPDVTTPGKTTPGGKTPDKTTPGGKTPDGKTPDKATPGGKTPDKATPDVTTPGKTTPGGKTPDKTTPDETASGATDPSGTTSPAESAPGSGTPGATQPAGTTPDPGTPATPEPGTPAPTTPGTPAPTTPGTTPDPGTPAPTPPSTTPGTPAPTTPGTTPDPGTPVAPEPGTPAPTTPGTPAPTPPGTTPPAAGTDPEPSCDTDPSTPPAGEATPGTTPESGTEPAPSTAPTPGVDPAAAGEAAPGEDADATDPSCDEPGTPEPDTGAAPAAVPGQGGPATPAPAAPVVAAVAPAGDRG, from the coding sequence GTGACGCAGGCTGCTCAGCACCCGGGTACGGCAAGGGTGCGGACACGGAGTGCCCGTACCGCGCGCACGAAGATGAACGCGAGCCTGGCGATGGTCGTGTGCTTCGTCGGCTTCCAGGGCGTCGTCCCGCAGTCATGGGATGCCGCTGCCGCGTCGTCCCCGCAGGGCGTAGCGGGCTCCGGCCAGGCCACGGCGGACGGCATCCGGCCCACGGGCGTGGTCGGTTCCTCGTTGCTCCTGCCCCTGGGGGAGTCGGACGCCCTCGACCCGCTCGATCCTCGCACCCCCAGCACCGGCGCCGCGGCGAAGAAGGCCGGTTCCGCTGCTGTGAGCCCCGCCGTGTCCGCGACGGGCGTCTCCGCCCGCCCGCCGGCCGGAGGCCTCTTCGCGCCACTCGAAGGGCTCACCCCGAGCTCCCCGTTCGGGTCCCGCACGAGCCCCATCACTGGAGAATCCGGCGAGTTCCACACGGGCCAGGACTACTCGGCGCCCTGCGGTACCCCGGTCTACGCCGCCGACGCCGGAACGGTGCGTGCCGTGGGCTGGCACCCGTGGGGCGGTGGCAACCGCGTGGAGGTGGACCACGGCAACGGCCTCATCACGAGCTACAACCACCTCCGCGGCATCTCGGTCAGGGCCGGCGACACCGTCAAGGGTGGTGATGCGCTCGCGGAGGTCGGCACCACGGGCGCCTCGACCGGCTGCCACCTGCACTTCGAGACGATCCTGAACGGCGAACACGTCAACCCGCTGCGCTGGAGGTTCGTCGCCTCGCAGCACACGGCCCGGAAGGGCGAGCTGCAGGACTTCTCGCCCGGGGGTGACGGCGCTGCGGACATCCCGGTCTGGGCGCAGTCCTCCACCCGTTCCGATCAGCCGGGTCCGGTAGCGGAGGCGCTGCCCGTGACCTCCGGTGTCGCCGGAAGTGCCGGCGCCGCCTCGACCCAGGACCGCGCCGAGCCCACGGCGCCTGCTGGAACGCGGCCTGGCCGTGGTGACGCTGCTCCGGTTCCGAGCACCCCTGGGAAGACCGATGCGAAGACCCCGGATGTAACAACGCCGGGCAAGACGACTCCGGGTGGAAAGACCCCGGACAAGACGACTCCGGGTGGGAAAACTCCGGATGGAAAGACCCCGGACAAGGCGACTCCGGGTGGGAAGACCCCGGACAAGGCGACTCCGGATGTAACGACGCCGGGCAAGACGACTCCGGGTGGGAAGACCCCGGACAAGACGACTCCGGACGAGACGGCTTCGGGAGCTACCGACCCGAGCGGAACGACGTCTCCTGCCGAGTCAGCCCCGGGGTCAGGGACGCCGGGAGCGACGCAGCCTGCCGGTACGACGCCGGACCCGGGCACGCCTGCAACGCCGGAGCCGGGTACGCCTGCACCGACGACGCCGGGTACGCCTGCACCGACGACACCGGGCACGACGCCGGACCCGGGCACGCCTGCACCGACCCCTCCGAGCACGACGCCGGGTACGCCTGCACCGACCACTCCGGGCACGACGCCGGACCCGGGCACGCCTGTAGCGCCGGAGCCGGGTACTCCTGCGCCGACGACGCCGGGTACTCCTGCACCGACCCCTCCGGGCACGACGCCTCCTGCGGCGGGCACTGACCCCGAGCCGTCGTGTGACACCGATCCGTCGACGCCCCCGGCAGGAGAAGCCACCCCGGGCACCACTCCGGAGTCGGGCACGGAGCCCGCGCCGAGTACTGCCCCCACCCCTGGTGTCGACCCTGCAGCGGCTGGGGAGGCCGCCCCGGGCGAGGACGCCGATGCCACCGACCCGTCGTGCGACGAGCCGGGTACGCCTGAACCGGACACCGGTGCCGCTCCCGCCGCCGTCCCGGGCCAGGGAGGGCCGGCCACGCCTGCACCGGCAGCGCCGGTCGTGGCAGCGGTGGCTCCGGCCGGCGACCGGGGTTAG
- a CDS encoding GAF domain-containing protein codes for MSSSRSIPVAELSSVALQQRALSAHEALDQGVSVEGKLRGMVRESWLRSLTFLPSPSTARARLFCSEEELEAYRQGHPLAAIMPVIDRLLVQPSLEAGMLVAVGDENGTLLWVDGDRELRRRAEGMLFVPGADWSEATVGTSAPGTALALDRSVQIAGAEHFSPQVHPWSCTAVPLHDPDSGTVLGVIDITGTADAVGTHTLSLVEATVAAAEAQLSIHRLQGRLPRTKRIRPARVPAALYRNSLQVLGTDHGVVHAGGASLELSLRHAELLTLLALHPEGLTADQLATMAYPEDASGTTVRAEMLRLRKVLAEHGRAIVPQSRPYRLPGELVVDAVQVLNYLHRGAHRMALAIYRGPVLPRSQAPAITRLRSEVSTLLRDAVLTDGAPETVLDYLALTEAEYDVEAWQLALRILPRRSPRRAVVVAHTEWLEAELGVPPSLLTSSPKFR; via the coding sequence ATGTCGTCGTCCCGTTCCATCCCTGTAGCGGAGCTGTCCTCCGTCGCCCTGCAGCAGCGGGCGCTGTCCGCTCACGAAGCCCTGGACCAGGGCGTGAGCGTCGAGGGCAAGCTCCGGGGAATGGTGCGGGAGTCCTGGCTCAGGTCCCTGACCTTCCTCCCGAGCCCGTCCACGGCGCGAGCCCGGCTCTTCTGTTCGGAAGAGGAACTCGAGGCCTACCGTCAGGGCCACCCTCTCGCAGCGATCATGCCCGTGATCGACCGGCTGCTCGTCCAGCCGAGCCTGGAAGCCGGGATGCTCGTGGCCGTCGGCGACGAGAACGGCACACTCCTCTGGGTCGATGGTGACCGCGAACTGCGCCGCCGGGCAGAGGGGATGCTGTTCGTACCCGGAGCCGACTGGTCGGAGGCGACCGTCGGGACGAGTGCGCCGGGTACGGCCCTGGCCCTCGATCGCAGCGTGCAGATCGCGGGGGCGGAGCATTTCAGCCCGCAGGTGCATCCGTGGAGCTGCACCGCGGTACCCCTGCATGATCCGGATTCCGGGACGGTCCTCGGTGTCATCGACATCACCGGCACCGCGGACGCCGTCGGCACCCACACACTGTCCCTCGTGGAGGCGACGGTCGCCGCAGCGGAGGCGCAGCTGAGCATCCACCGGCTCCAGGGCCGCCTTCCGAGGACGAAGCGCATCCGGCCGGCGCGCGTGCCGGCCGCCCTCTACCGGAACAGCCTGCAGGTCCTGGGAACGGACCACGGCGTGGTGCATGCCGGGGGAGCCTCGCTGGAGCTCAGCCTCCGCCACGCGGAACTGCTGACCCTGCTGGCCCTGCACCCCGAGGGCCTCACCGCCGATCAGCTCGCCACGATGGCCTACCCGGAGGACGCCTCCGGAACCACCGTCCGGGCAGAGATGCTGCGGCTGCGCAAGGTCCTGGCCGAGCACGGCAGGGCGATCGTCCCGCAGTCCCGGCCCTACCGCCTGCCGGGCGAGCTGGTCGTCGACGCCGTCCAGGTGCTGAACTACCTGCACAGGGGAGCGCACCGCATGGCGCTCGCGATCTACCGGGGACCCGTCCTCCCCCGATCGCAGGCCCCCGCCATCACCCGCCTCCGCAGCGAGGTCTCCACGCTGCTGCGCGACGCCGTCCTCACCGACGGCGCCCCCGAGACGGTCCTGGACTATCTCGCGCTCACGGAGGCGGAGTACGACGTCGAGGCATGGCAGCTGGCGCTGCGGATCCTGCCCCGACGCTCACCGCGGCGAGCTGTCGTCGTCGCCCACACGGAGTGGCTCGAGGCGGAACTAGGGGTCCCGCCGTCGTTACTCACAAGTTCTCCGAAATTTCGTTAG